The following nucleotide sequence is from Paralichthys olivaceus isolate ysfri-2021 chromosome 22, ASM2471397v2, whole genome shotgun sequence.
ATGTCGTTGTGTCTaaactattggctacactgccccccacaTAATTCCCAGTGGTCCTGCCtagtttcatctgtttcatctgtatCTCTAAGCTTAAAGAAGACATGCACAAACAcggacaaaatgaaaatggaataTGAACAGAGGGCTTCTGTATACAAATGTAACATTGAGCATGAATGAGCCTTGGGTTTTTGTATTGATTTGAATTTTTTGGTTCACTTTTTTGCCTCGCAGTTTCAGCCTCTTGCCTGTAGGGGTGCtgcaatgttttgctttttttttggaCCAATCGTCCAGTGAAAATCAATTTGGAATACAGTGCAATCTTGGAATGCCATATGTGACCTTGCAAATATTAACCTCTTTTCATAAACCAAACTCACAGCACTCATCATAATTAAATACCAGAATAATATAACAGTGTAATGGCTTGTTGTTTGAAACATCTAAGCCATAGCTGAACGCTGAGTCGATTTCGCGGTAAGCCATACATTTCAAGTTAAGACCACGCAAGGAATTCCACCATTCACTCTCATCAAAAAAACCAGAGGCTTGCAGCCTGCCCTTGACTGTTTTTCCAGGCCTTGAGTCTTGTTTTTAGGCACAACAAACGCTGCATTGGACTTGTTTCCTTTGGCCCTTTGCTCCCTCCCTGAGGCCTCCTCACCATCCCATATTAAGCTACACTCTTTGGATACTGTTCCCTCTGAAGGGAAAGATTTAGCTTTGGGTATAGCACCACTCCAGTAGCATCATTCCCAATCCTCCCCGGCCCTGGACCCTTGAGTCAATATGAATagttttgaatctcagtcaagCAAAAAAATACAATAGCCACCATGTCCAAAGCCTTTTCAAGATTGGGGTAAAAACACCAAAGTAAGTTTGATGCTGGATTGATCACTCTGGATGAAAATGTGTTGGACAATGACATGAATATCCGCCCACATAGGTCACTGTGAAAATGTGGGTGAAGAAGGAATACCAAAGGGATGTCTCAAATATCATTGAATTTGCCAGGATTTGGCTCAATGAATCACTCCTTTCCTTTTCACTCGTATTCACTTTCATGAATTTCACTTACACATTCATATGACTGCATGAGTGTCTTCTCCTGGGATCAAAAAAACCCCCATCAATAACTCTGACTAAAGTTCTCCTGACTCCTCTCCTAGATATTGGAGAATggtctgcagagacacaggatAATAGACGATGATTAATCGGAGACAGTCAAGGTTAAAAGTTGAAAAATGAGTGAAGTCATCGTGCTTGTCTCTTAAGTTCAAATCTAACCCATGTATGTGGGTAATAAGCAAATACAGGTCaatagtttagtttagtttgataGTTTAAAGTGTACTGTAGGTAGGCAGGGCTGTCTACTTTTGGTTATAgggttttcacttttttttaatacatataaatgtctttatttagAGACATTCCTATAGGGGTTGACTCTACATAAGCATTAAGCCCTCAAGGTCCAAGATGGTTTGAAACACTGAGTGGCTtaatgagccatgttcaacccatTAATGTAGAGCTTTTGTAAATTTGGATAATAAATTGATTGtaaaaccagcattaatgtatttcatcGATTAACATACGATTTAGTTTACAGCTCAGACACATGTAAGTTAGCATTATCtctttaatgataaatattgtCCTACAGGTGGGGAACAGGTGAATGGAGTTCTTGCTCTGCGACCTGTGGGGTTGGTCTGATGACCCGCACTGTGGCTTGTACCCACCGTCCATCTCGGGACAGCAACCAGACTGAGGTTTTGAGGGATGAAGACTGTCAAAATCCCAAACCCAGTCCCGTCCAAGCCTGCAACCGCTTTGACTGCCCTCCTATGTGGGACACATACGACTGGGGAAAGGTAAAAGGAAGTTCACCAACACTAAATGGCCAACCCAGTAGTTAATCTCATGCATGTAGCACTCTAATATTTTCATCTCTGTAGTGCTCCCAGAGCTGTGGCGGTGGAGTTAAAAGGAGGAAGGTCCTGTGCAAGCAGCGGCTGGCAGATGGCAGCATCTTGGAGTTACCTGACACTTTCTGCCCTTCCAGAAGCCCAGCAAGCCAGCAGCCCTGCACCAAGCAAGAGTGTCCACCTCACTGGGTCACAACAGACTGGTCCCAGGTAAGCTTCCATTAAAGCAACAAGCTCCCTTTTTTAACTGGTCAAAatggtgtatataaagatggacattgcaacatttcaccccattttttGTATGAAATAGCtcattaaataactaattaaagcCAAACTTGTGGAACATTTAGCACATCATACACCTATACTCGAACCAACCACCAGGTGGGGATCAAGActctttgacttcacttttggggagctgtcatgtctatgatcaaaatcaaaatataaagccatatgtacagtatatgcagGGTCTCATTTTCATGTtgtgaaataacatttattcTTCCAGTGTTCTGTGACCTGCGGAAATGGCATTCAGACTCTCCAGGCCATCTGCAGGAAACTCGGGGAGGATGGGCGTTACTCGACAATAGACACTAAGAACTGCACCCTCATTGGCCGACCGACCAGAATCCGACCATGCTTGCTCAGGCTCTGTGAAAGTAAGAAACTCTCtgtttaattgcattaaatTCATTTGAACTGGTAACAGAAGGGAGATTGACAGAAAAAGTTGATACTAAACAAAAGAAATACCATAGCGAAGTTATCTCAAAGGAAATCAATGGAAAAttaaatcattcatttattcactgGTCATGTCAATTTCACCCCAGACCCTAGCAAGCCTGAGCCCACCATACTGACCCAGAAGAAGGTCTACATCCAGTGGAGGAAGGGCAGGAAGATACAGTTGGCAGTGGGAGGCCATGGTTACCTCCTGCCCTGGACAACTGTGGTCCTCCGCTGCCCGACACGCCACTTCCGCAAAGGCCAAATTCGATGGCTGAAGGAAGGGAAACCCCTGCTCAGCCTCCCACACCTCTCCATAACACCACTGGGATACGTGAAGATCCACCAGCTCCGTGCGTCTGACGCTGGGATTTACACGTGCGCAGCAGGCCAAGCACGAGAGCATTTTGTCCTCAAGATCATTGGCAGCAAAAATAAGCTCTCAGTTCCCCAGTCATGGCTCCTCACAGAGGGACAACAAAAGATAGTGCAGTCTGACTTGGCCTCAACAGGAGACATATTTCAAAAGCTACCCATTTCCCTCAACCAATATGACAACATTGTTGAGCATTTGCTTGAACTCAAAGGCTTTGTCCAAGATGAGAAAGACATCACTGATAAACGACACTCTGGTGAAAAGCACAGGTCGACCCTGGAGGACGAGAGAACCAGCGTGGAAGCTTCTGGCCCAGTCGTACTCATCGCTGACACAGACAGGCTGGATGAGATCATGCACAGCCTCTCTGAAGGCCTAGGGGGATCACAAGGAGAACAACTCATTGCTCAGTTGCTCAGTGAGCTCACCATGACACAAGGTGAAACGAATGACTCTACTCTTCACCCACCAGAGAGTGCAGAATTCTCTACCCAAGGACCGCCTCTTTACAAACCGAAAATCCACGCCACCAGGCCAAGAAACCCGGTAGTAATCCAACGGCCCAGGAAGGTTGGAGTCGTACCGTCGCCTGAAATGATAGTTCATGTAGGTTTGCCAGCTGTCCTGCAGAAACCAGTTGCTAGTTTGGAGTTGAGATGTGAGGCACTGGggagccctgaaccatcccgAACGTGGACAAAGAATGGAAAAGAGTTGCTCTACAATAGCAGGTTAGAACTACCCCTACAGCTTTTGTTGTATCAACGTAGCTGATTGTTCTTTGACAGAACTGTCTCAGATTGagagtttttttgtctttgtgttggcAGAGTAGGCCTGTTGCCCACTGGTTCACTTCGGATTCAGTCTCCGAGCAAAGCAGACGAGGGTTTGTACACGTGCACCGCCAGGAACCGTTTTGGGTCTACTTCTCTTTCGTCTTGGCTTCAGATCACAGGTGAGATAAATGAACGCCCTCCCTTGTAAATATGTTGGAATAAAATATAGTTCTTGCAAGAAGATGATTTATTTAACCTTGAATGGTTTCAGTCAACCTATCAAAGTtttgaaaatattcaaaatatgatCTGAAATGCAGTTCAACGTAAATGGAACTTCTGGTTAGGGTTAAATGACACAGACCTAGCTGCTTGGTTCTGAACATAGTAGTCAGTTTCACcttcttgctgagagttagaAGAGAAGATCAATATTACTGTCTGTATGTCATAATATCTGTCTGTAATGAAGTCAGTCCTGGAACGCCCCCTCATCAGTATCCAAAATTGAACGggctcttccctgacccatactacacatccttccaccaagcttTCTGGAAAGTCTTTAAGTTATatctgtgtaatcttgcttacaaacaaacatataaaccaaccaacaagcACACGGGGGTGACAACACACAGGTaatcaaaaaatacatttatcacCTCTAAAACTTCCAAGTGCGATACAGCGTGATGATCATGAACATCTTTGTGATTTTAGTGAAAGCTGTTTTTGTAGCTACACATACAAACAATAGTCGATATGGCCCAGACTTCAAGTTGAGTTTGCCTTAATatgctgtcatgttgtccagtTTACAGTaatttgtgttgttcttttgtGGTTCGGGCTCAGAAATTCTGGGAAATCATTCTTTTcaactgagaaacacacacacacactcacagacataaCCACAGACACCGACACACAGTCAGCTTCTACATACTCATCTAGCTGAGTCACTGTATGACTGAATGTGTGCAGTGTGCCATGGCCTCGGTCACCTACGGGCTGCACTGTCCTCGGCCTCCTCTGTGTCCGGTGGGTCCCAGCTTCACTGCGTTCCCCATCAAAGCACCGCCATTTTGGGTTTTCCTGACACTCTAGCCCTTTTCCTCCCCATACGACAACAATTAGAGGTTTCAGGCAATGTTTCAAAGAAGATTTAGTCTGCACCTCGTCCGCCTGATCTATGTGGAAAGCATTAAAAGGCTTTAAAGTGCTGAGAAATGGCAAAGAAAAAGATTGGAGCTGTTGAACTGACAGCAGCTGTAGATAAATGGAGACATGATAATATTTGTTCGTGTTTATCGGGTATAACCACTGCAGTTGAGGGTTTATAATGTTGATTTTAATTAACATCACTGACTTTTGTACTGTCACAGATGGAAGAAAGAATATGACCCTGTTCAGATCTAATATGAACATCATCAAGTGATACAATAACAAGTGTTCAAGTATCAGGCGTGAACGCACGCTAATCCTCAGTTCGTCCTGAGATCCGATCACCCAAACACTCAGAGGTGGGGATTGACACATGTGGCCACAGTCAGTTTGCTGTGGGAATGCAAATGTGTCGGAATTACGAAGAACCGTCTACTCAGCTGACGCAACAGTTTCACAATGTAGTAGTTTTATGCTTCTCACTGATAAACACATAGATACACAATGATTAaatttttaatgttaaaattaCATTCCATGGTAGAGCGGCCCACAGTCTCTCCTGACTCGTCTCAGTCACAGGAGACACGTATTTTAATAAGTGTGAACAGACAAATTTAGAGCTAATCACTTGATTGGATCTCTCAcaatggatgttaataccaggtctgataAGTAGATGTTTGAGGCAATTATCCTCCCCTGCTCTACACATGTAttcttctctgctgttttttcaGGAAGCAAAGGAAAGAATTGTGGCCAAGGTAGCAGCATGGGAGCAAATGGCTCGATTTGCTCTGAGAGGAGTAACAGCAGCCAATCGGCAGAGCTGTGCCATGGACAAAGCTGTCGCCTCAGGTATCTTGCTCTGATGGTTGTGCCAGTGGAAATTCTGAATATAATTTTACATGCATTCCCAAATTCCTGCTTAGAAACCCTTAAAGAATTCCTTAAatggtttctctgtgtttcacaAAGGAAATTGTTGATAATGCAAATGCTCTTGGCTtggatttaaaaagtaaaaaacacttAAAGCTTCCCCCTAATCGTATTGTTCTCATTTTCCTATACAGTTGGATTAGGTGGCGAGTTGATCCTTGGTCCCTGTGTTCAGCCACTTGTGGAGGTGGGTCCCAGACCAGGAGTGTCCGCTGCATGAGGGGTCCTGAGGGAAGGTCTAGAGAGGTGGAGGGCCAGCTCTGCCTTGACACAGGCAGGAGACCCTCTGACAGCAGGCTATGCAACCTCCTGCCCTGTGCCAGATGGGCCACCACCTCTTGGGGGCCGGTGAGATTACTCATTACTGAGCAGACATGGATCGTGTCAAGGCTGTTTAGGTGTTCAAATTTGACAAATTCAAATTCCTggtcatttattttgcagttgtTTTGATAATTTACTTTACTATTTACTAGTATAACCTGTCAGTTTTGTTCTCTAAATGATTCAAGGGGAAGCACACTGCTTTTCCTTCCTCAACTACCATGAGGAAGGAAtagtttattatatatatatatcctaaAAAACTGAACTTgcttttgattttaataaaaagtcCTCTTTCAGTGTCATGGTCAGTGTATAGGTCCAAGTCTGGCCACACAGCACCGCCATGTGTTCTGCCAAAACACGAACGGCACCAAAGTCCCACACAGGATGTGTAGTGGACTCCACAGGTAAATGTATACGCCATTAAGTGTTTACTGTTGATGCCGAAAAGGACAGTGAATGCAGTGATTGAACTCACCAGAGTTGTGCGTTTGTATTTTCAGGCCCAGCTCTCTGAAGAATTGCTCCACAGAGGGCTGCTCCCTCCACTGGCGCGTCGGCCCGTGGACCCAGTGCACTGCCACCTGTGGAAGACACGGCTTCCAGTCGCGTCCAGTTACCTGCGCTCACCGTCGAACCAGCAAGGCCACACGGGAACATCACTGCATGTGGAGGCCTCGCCCTCCCAGTTGGCAGCGGTGCAATATTTTGTCCTGTGGAAGAGGTGAGGAACAATTTTATTCCAAGGGATTTTATGTTGgacaatatacacacacacatacttataTAAATGTCTGTGTACCAGGTTGTTGCCGTGAGTCCCATTCTATGACATACATAGCTTATTTCTGTGGTCTGCCCTAAGTATATCATTAAAAGAATAACTTGCATTCCCTTTCAGTTTCTTCTGATATTTCGAGGTATTTCCAAAGTTTCTGCTGGAATGTCATTCTCAATACAAAAAAGAGGAATGGAATTTGACTTGCGgtactgaaaaaaaagagacacaatGTACTGGTTACATAAATTAACCCACAGACCTCAATTTGCGAGGAAAAGAGTCCCTATGAAAACCATTTAGAGACTTGttgacatgttgttgtttttaaaagtatttttttcagcCTTTTAAAAACCAGGCATGAAATTCCACAAGCCGGGGTTTTATTTAGGTGCCAGACGATTCAGAATTTCAAATTTCAACTCTTTTGCATAAAATTGAAAGGGTTTCTCTCAGAAgtatttgtggttttgtttcacTGACTAACCCGGGAGATTAAAATTAATTcataaacatttagatttattgtAATAGCTGTATAATGCTGATTCTTCTCACGAAAGTCTATAGGCTTAAACTGAGTATGTGTTGTAAACTGTATCTGCCGTGTATTCCAGCAGGAGAATGTCGAGACAGCACGAGGTACTGTGAGAAGGTTCGACAGCTGGAGCTCTGCCCACTGCCCCAGTTTAAGAGTCGCTGCTGCCACTCCTGCCAAAACACCTGAAACGCGGATGGGGGACGAGAGATGAAGGCTGTGGAAAACCTGAATTAGCCAGGGAAGGACCCAACAGAGACTTGAACCCTCTACGCCCCATCCCAATGCCAATTTTGATTAACGGTTTTGGATGGGGATACCTCTGTGTGGGGGAATGTTGGAGAGGCTGTGATCTATTTTCGTCAAAAGATGCCATGTGTGGGTTTCAATTACAAAGTAATGTTTTGAGAGGAGTGACGTGTCTGTTAATGAAGGCTTCGGTTTTACTTCATCCCTTTAAATTCGGGGGTACAACAGCTTTCACAAGTGACATAAAAGTGAAACACATGGTCACTGTGATCATAAAAAACTTGTGGCGACTGCATGATTTCATAAAGGGGAAGAGTCATTTTCTGAGACCTACATCACTGATATTTGATGTTTGCTGAAAATATCAATAACATAAGCATACAGTACACAAATAGGAAATCAGTATACTTTTGAAATTGCCCAGGGAATCTTGGTAGACCTCTGAGTTTGTGAAGACCACTGGaaggttgtgtgttttcctttattGCAATGGTTTTCAAAACAGTATTGTTTAATAGTTAAGATGCTAAATGAGCTTTCATCTATGCGGTGTGGGTATACTCTTGTGTAAAACTGAAATACAACATAGTTGCTGCATATAAACAATGGGAAAAAGATAATGTGACTAAAAGCCTTGAAATTGATAAATGGTATGCATTTGGTATTAGCCATCTGATCTAGGCTACCATTTTGGGTCATTTAGCACACGTTGACAGCAGTGATTGGTCAAGTCGTTTAAAGAGGGAAGGAATTAGGATCGCAGATGTTTTCACTGCATTGTTTTGGCAGAACAGAAAGTAGGAATGCGATTAAAAGATTTCTCTTGAATGGGTTGCACTAATGGAGGTATGTGACTGAAGCAAGTCGGTTTATGGAAAAAGGTAATTTTGCACTCAACTCATGCAGGTCTTTGTTGAGAACATGGCTTGTagagtttctttttaaatctagTTTGTGAGGTCaaattgtttatatatattttgttttcaaatgtgtcttGAAATGTCCCTTTAACCACTTTGCgacactgcagcacattttAACATGAGCTGAGTATAATTGCCCACCCTTCTATTTCATTATGTCCaccaaattacatttttgccCAAGTTTGACATTATtggagaaaatacatttaaaagttattttgcaaCTTTGCTGCTTAGGAAAGATTAGCCTACAGTGTTAGTTGaacttaaaatgtgtaaaatgaccTCTGTGTCACATTTAATATTGGctaaaaaagttggaatcataataTATCACAATTACATCTTCGTAATGGGTTTTTGCACTTTTTGATCTTATGCCCTGGTTTTCATTACACTTCATCATCAAgtgcaacacaaaccacagcagGAGACTACTTCACCTCTTATCGAGGTGTCATCGATTGATTTAATgagatgaaaacatcttttacaTGTTACTTAAGCTCTTAAGTTATGTAGATATGTGTCTTGTCCtttaactatttatttttatgtgtgtttatgtgcatacTATTGTAAATAATTTACAGGGGTGGGTTTTTATGTGTTCATTTACAGCTAATTCAATGTGCATGCAATGGGCACCCTCTGCTGGTGACTTGATGTGTTGCTCTCTGCTCATGCCTGGTTTATcattaaataaaaccaaatacatTCCATTCATAATCTGTTTTTTGTGATTCTCCTCTTTTGGATTCAAAACCTGACTGCATTATCAGAGCACAGTGCTCAGATTTGATCATGTTGTGAGACTGGGCTAACCAGTCAAACAATTTTTACAGTCACTGAAATAACCACCCTCCCCATTGGGACATTCCCACAAAATATGGAAGTACAGGGCTTTCCTAGTTCAACCCTGGGCTCTTTATTTCAGGTTGAGCAGTTGGCTTAACATAGAAGGTGCATACTAATAATGGGAGGTTCTACTATGAACCAGAATAACAACATACAACAGTgttgtgatgacatcacaagaGTTGTCTCAGATTTTGGTGAGGGAAAagctcttcctctttctgtatTTACAGCATATGTTTCACTTCACTTCTCCACTGTCAAAAATGGACATCCCTCTGAGCGATTGAAGGACATCACTGACAACACGACATTTCTGATTCATACTAGGATTGTTTCAGATTAGTGATGGTGGAGACTGAAGGTTGCAATTCTTGTTTGACAGCAATCGGGGTTCTGCGAGTTTCCCTCGTGGATGAACTGGAAGGACGAATTGACTCGCTGCTAGAGGTTTTAGTGAATCAAGAGTTGTTCACTCGTGATGATCGTGAAGAGGTGCTGTGTCAGCCAGGGCCCCGGTCGAGAGTGAGAAAGGTTTTGGATATCCTGGGGTGTAAAGGTGAGGAAGCAGCCAAGGTATTTCTTAACATTAGCAGTCATCAGGAAGAGGCACAGAGGCATTCCAAAGAACTCAATACTCAACCTCAGTCTGTTGGTAAGTAGTACATCTgtcatttgtacattttatgtAGCACCATCAAATGatcatgttattattttacaaaagaCAAAAGTGAAGGACATACTAAGCTTAATTTATTTTGCAGAGTataacaaagtcaaacaaaagcATGAAGACGTCCTCAGGCGCCGGAGTGAGAGCATGCTCTTCTACAACACCCgacatggagagaaaaactttttttccgaacatTACGTCAATCTCCTGTTGGTTGACGGACACCAGGGCTTGGATATAAAAAGACACGAGGTGCTGACATTTGGACAAAAGCGACTATCTATGCAGCAGAAGTCAGCAGTACATAGGAAAATAGCGCCAGCTGAACTCTTTTCAAGTGCATATGGAAACCGTCCAGTCAAGAAGGTTCTGGTTACAGGGGTTGCTGGTATTGGAAAAACCATCCTGGTGCAGAAGATGATGTTCGATTTTGGTGGGAGAAAGAACCATCTTGCGTTTGATTTTATCATCCACATGACCTTCAGAGACCTCAATCTGATCGACAAACCAACAAACTTCCGGGAGTTGGTATTGCGAAAAAACCGGCACCTTGCTAAAGAGCTGGATAACATTTTAGCGAACGACGAAAAGCTGCTGATCATCTTGGATGGCTTTGATGAGTTCAGACACTACAGAAGCTGTAATGTGGATGTTTTTGTGACCGAACCAGATGAAGATGCGGAGGTGGTGGAGGTCTTAGGGAGTCTGATTCAGGGTGAACTTCTTCCCAACGCTTCTGTCATGCTAACAAGTCGACCTGCAGCCTTCAACCACATACCTGTTGGCTGCGTCGACCGCTTTGTGCTCATCACTGGCTTCTCCTTGGCTGAAGTTCGAGACTTCTTCTTACGCTATTTCCAAGATGACGCCTTTGCTGACCGCATGTTTGCAGTGGTGTCAGCGAATGAACTCATGTTAACACTGTGTTACATACCTGCATTTTGCTACATTGTGTGTTGCATCCTAAAAGAAACCAAAGATCTCTGTGGAGAAAGCCCCAAGACCATGACAGACATTTATGTGCAGTATCTGGTGGCCTTGATTCGCTCTCACACTCAGTCAAGAGCCGAAACATTTCTTCAAGAGCAAAGTGCAAGGAGCATAGACCAACTGTCTGACATAGTGATAAAGCTGGGTCGACTCGCCTTCCAAAAGCTGATGGAGCATCAGACACTATTCTACAGCAGCGACAAAGATATGGCAGCTTTAGAGGGATGCAGCCTTGTTAGTACCTTTCTTGATAAGACAGTAGCACAAGAGCCCGGCTATACTGAAGAGGTGTACTCCTTTGCGCACCTCACTGTTCAAGAGTTCTTTGCAGCAGTCTACTGTGCAGTGACCGATCACCCTTTACCTGATGCAAGTCCAGGGGGgaggacaaacagaggaaaTTTTGACCTTTTCAACCGTTTCCTGGCTGGAATCCTCTCCGAACGCAATGCTAATCTTCTATCAAGGCATTTGGGGCTGTCTTACCACAAAGAAAAAGTGGACACCTATCGGCAGAGGATCATCGGAGAACTTGCAGTGCTCTGTGACAATGGGGCCCATATCCTGAATCATTTACACTGCCTATTTGAGCAGCAGGACCCCTCACTAGCCCTTGCCGTGGAGCCCAAGACACTACGAGTCAACGTTAGCGATGAAACACTTTCACAAATGGATTACAATGCCATCAAGTACTTCCTGAACTTCATGGAGGGCAAAATATCTGAGCTGGATCTGACAGGGACTGGAGTCAGCTGCGAGGCACTTAGGGATATCCAGCCCCTACTGCTTAGATGTGAGAGTCTTTGGTGAGTTCCAACTATTTAGTTTGTATCATCTCATTCTCTGATCTTACCTGTCTCACAGGTTGAACTTCTTTTCAATAAGCTCCTTATAGAGGACACATTCCCTTTTTATGAAATGATTGCAAAGTGTTGACACCATCACTATTTGACTTTTAAGGCTTGGAGAAAACAACCTGGACATGGACAGTGTTCAGGTCATTGCTGATGTGCTGCAAGTATCAGACGCTATAACCCACCTCGGGTAAGATGTCTATCAATAATATTCCTCAGCCAATAAAATACTAGGCGACAAATAAGTTATGCAATTGCTATTTACTAAAAagcatatgtgtgttttggtCTCTAACTGGAACAAAAATAACCCAGACCATGTGTGACACTTTCTCTTCTCCATTTCAGCATTGGATGGTCAAACGTTGGCGATGATGAACTACTGGTTCTTTCTAGTGCCATacgggtaaaaaaaaaactaatggaaTTGTGGTAAGTGATGTATCACGATGCAACAATGCTTGAGGGGAAATGAAAGCCTGCCCACCCAACAGATGGTCATGATTGTCTGAATCATCAatcatttaataattttttcCATTGAAATGTTAGAAATTGCTTAATAAATACTTTACATGCACTAATACTTACTTCTGCAAACACAAGCTTGAAATATATCCCTTTAGCCTGGCTTTAGATTATGTATAGTTTTTAAACAGCTACACATCTATgtttcaaattttatttgattttatcagttggttcacttttttatttgtttttatcactttcaaAATCTATTTTATGGAATTTCACTCTCAgcattttgatttgtttcatcCGTTATCATCAAtcaattgtgaagcactttgaactgCACTAACCTGTATGAGTGCCATActattttgatttattgaatAATTGATTGGAATCAAGTTAGCATGAAGCATTAAGTCcatgggaaaataaaaataatgaagaaaacTACTGTCTGCAATTTATTTCACACatatttacttacttactttcaCAGGATGGAGGGAAACCGGGTGAGCTGCAGAGGTCTGCAGTCACTCAGCGACTTGACCCCAAACCCTCTGAAAAAAGTTGTGTGAGTAATTAACTTTTTTCAACAAATAATTCAAAGTCATATTTCAACATTTGTGGGTTTGTCTGAAGCATCTGTTGTTTCACTCATTGAGCAGCGCTATCTGGAATGACCTGACAGACACCGAGCCAGAGTCCGGGTGCAGCCAAGAAAGCATCACTGTGAACTTCACCGACGACCACATGTGGGAGGCCTGGGGGCAGTGGGTCTTCAAACGGTGTGAGGTCAGCAGCAACGAGAAGCTGGTGATGGTTCTGCATAAAGTGTGCAACATATCGGTCCACTACTTAGAGGTCCAGTGGGTGAGGACCTTCTACAAGCAACTATTGCAGCTCATCAAGCACAGGATTGAGTCATGCACCGAGG
It contains:
- the LOC109634956 gene encoding ADAMTS-like protein 1 isoform X3, encoding MEQDFSSCKLLVTALLILSSRTARSEEDRDTLWDAWGSWSECSRTCGGGASYSLRRCLSSKTCEGQNIKYRTCSNVDCPPEAGDFRAQQCSAHADVRHQGQYHEWLPVYNDPDNPCALKCKAKGSGLVVELAPKVLDGTRCYTESLDMCISGVCQIVGCDHELGSTTKEDNCGVCNGDGSSCRLVRGHYKSQHASGKTEDTVVVIPYKSRHVRLVLKGPDHLYVESKTLQGVKAELVFDAAGQYHLENTTLDYQKLSDKEILRVTGPLGADFTVKVQLTSGADSVIQYIYYQPIIHRWRETDFFPCSVTCGGGYQLTSAECFDLRSDRVVVDQYCHYYPENVKPKPKLQECNMDPCLASDGYKQIMPYDLYHPLPRWESSPWTACSTSCGGGIQSRSVSCVEEDMQGTITLTEEWKCLYSPKTAILQPCNTFDCPTWLAQEWSPCTVTCGQGLRYRVVLCIDHRGLHAGGCNPTTKPHIKEECLVTVPCYKSIDTLPVEAKPVWHKQAIELEEEITVTEEPTFIPAPWEPCSRTCGAGTQRRTVKCQVLLSFSQTVADLPDDECDGPKPVASQPCYRNPCSGVAGQAKESKREGEEEEEEEEEEKPEREELHDWEYEGFTECSESCGGGVQEAVVICLNKQTREAADQSLCVSARRPPQLLQDCRTQPCPPRWGTGEWSSCSATCGVGLMTRTVACTHRPSRDSNQTEVLRDEDCQNPKPSPVQACNRFDCPPMWDTYDWGKCSQSCGGGVKRRKVLCKQRLADGSILELPDTFCPSRSPASQQPCTKQECPPHWVTTDWSQCSVTCGNGIQTLQAICRKLGEDGRYSTIDTKNCTLIGRPTRIRPCLLRLCENPSKPEPTILTQKKVYIQWRKGRKIQLAVGGHGYLLPWTTVVLRCPTRHFRKGQIRWLKEGKPLLSLPHLSITPLGYVKIHQLRASDAGIYTCAAGQAREHFVLKIIGSKNKLSVPQSWLLTEGQQKIVQSDLASTGDIFQKLPISLNQYDNIVEHLLELKGFVQDEKDITDKRHSGEKHRSTLEDERTSVEASGPVVLIADTDRLDEIMHSLSEGLGGSQGEQLIAQLLSELTMTQGETNDSTLHPPESAEFSTQGPPLYKPKIHATRPRNPVVIQRPRKVGVVPSPEMIVHVGLPAVLQKPVASLELRCEALGSPEPSRTWTKNGKELLYNSRVGLLPTGSLRIQSPSKADEGLYTCTARNRFGSTSLSSWLQITGSKGKNCGQGSSMGANGSICSERSNSSQSAELCHGQSCRLSWIRWRVDPWSLCSATCGGGSQTRSVRCMRGPEGRSREVEGQLCLDTGRRPSDSRLCNLLPCARWATTSWGPCHGQCIGPSLATQHRHVFCQNTNGTKVPHRMCSGLHRPSSLKNCSTEGCSLHWRVGPWTQCTATCGRHGFQSRPVTCAHRRTSKATREHHCMWRPRPPSWQRCNILSCGRAGECRDSTRYCEKVRQLELCPLPQFKSRCCHSCQNT